A stretch of Armatimonadota bacterium DNA encodes these proteins:
- the ftsY gene encoding signal recognition particle-docking protein FtsY, producing MLKGLFKRVGATLRGRSVIDDELMEDLEEALIQADVNVNLALEIVERLRQRAEKQHITDPSGLYDLLRGEVKNLLKPAEAPMNTGPSAPTTFLVLGVNGVGKTTTIAKIAHWYRSAGNDVMLVAADTFRAAAIEQLEIWARRTNCDIVRQQHGADPSAVVYDAMRAAISRGANLVIIDTAGRLHTKCNLMEELAKICRTVERELGRPPDEKLLVIDGSTGQNAISQVKQFHDAVGVTGLVVTKLDGTAKGGIILSLVREFGIPIKLMGTGESVDALRLFSADEYVDAMFYEDEEEEE from the coding sequence GTGCTCAAAGGATTGTTCAAACGCGTCGGGGCGACACTGCGCGGACGCAGTGTTATCGACGATGAACTCATGGAAGACCTGGAGGAGGCGCTGATCCAGGCGGACGTCAATGTGAATCTCGCTCTGGAAATCGTGGAGCGCCTGCGCCAGCGCGCGGAGAAGCAGCATATCACTGACCCGTCCGGCCTGTACGACCTCCTGCGCGGCGAAGTCAAGAACCTGCTCAAGCCCGCGGAGGCGCCTATGAACACCGGGCCGTCAGCGCCCACCACTTTCCTGGTGCTGGGCGTCAACGGTGTCGGGAAGACCACTACTATCGCGAAGATCGCTCACTGGTACCGGTCGGCGGGCAATGACGTGATGCTGGTTGCCGCCGATACCTTCCGCGCCGCCGCCATCGAGCAGCTTGAAATCTGGGCGCGCCGCACGAACTGCGATATCGTCCGGCAGCAGCACGGCGCAGACCCAAGCGCGGTGGTCTACGACGCCATGCGCGCGGCCATCAGCCGGGGCGCGAACCTGGTCATCATCGACACCGCGGGCCGCCTGCACACGAAGTGCAACCTCATGGAAGAGCTGGCGAAGATCTGCCGAACCGTGGAGCGCGAACTGGGGCGCCCGCCCGACGAGAAGCTGCTGGTGATCGACGGCTCCACCGGGCAGAATGCCATCAGCCAGGTGAAGCAGTTCCACGACGCGGTCGGCGTCACCGGGCTTGTGGTGACGAAACTCGACGGCACCGCCAAAGGCGGTATCATCCTCAGTCTGGTGCGAGAGTTCGGCATCCCCATCAAGCTCATGGGCACGGGCGAAAGTGTGGACGCCCTGCGGCTGTTCAGCGCCGATGAATACGTCGATGCCATGTTCTATGAGGACGAAGAGGAAGAGGAGTAG
- a CDS encoding DUF362 domain-containing protein, which produces MPTTVSIVKGHDLAAMLTQSLENLGGIGHFVSPGDVVLIKPNSFVKQVPANGNIAKPELVVALAKLVRDAGASRVIVGERNDDAVLANFADSGIEQVAELLPFGAAEHVTVRIPGAKALQAPVTVPKILLDCDKHITVPVGKTHCGAGVTACLKNAMGLMMGDETRKSHSYGICNVPIDVNTLKWPVLGVVDMTIAQEGHFPGGVGTPVRMDLIVAGGDIVAADATVARLIGHDPREVWLIRNAAARGLGVMDEAEIITVGEKIEEVGCRLTGVEFIPDEFGDQVLWHVDQRCPYCIRDAVSYLRSPAGRKFMDKYGPINVVAGPVSDAGFDESQMTLIIGNCNAWLMDRGIYVQGCPPAVFHISDQVKALGLDGE; this is translated from the coding sequence ATGCCGACTACCGTCAGTATCGTCAAAGGCCACGACCTGGCCGCAATGCTCACACAGTCCCTCGAGAACCTGGGCGGGATCGGGCACTTCGTCAGCCCTGGCGATGTGGTGCTCATCAAGCCCAACAGCTTCGTGAAACAGGTCCCCGCAAACGGGAATATCGCAAAACCCGAACTCGTGGTGGCCCTTGCGAAGCTCGTGCGCGATGCCGGTGCAAGCCGGGTGATCGTCGGCGAGCGGAATGACGATGCGGTTCTCGCAAACTTCGCGGATTCCGGCATCGAGCAGGTGGCTGAACTTCTTCCCTTCGGCGCCGCGGAGCACGTAACCGTACGCATCCCTGGCGCGAAAGCACTGCAGGCCCCTGTCACCGTGCCGAAGATACTCCTGGACTGCGACAAGCACATCACCGTGCCCGTGGGCAAGACCCATTGCGGCGCGGGTGTGACCGCCTGCTTGAAGAACGCCATGGGCCTGATGATGGGTGACGAGACCCGCAAGTCCCATTCCTACGGCATCTGTAATGTGCCCATTGATGTGAACACCCTCAAGTGGCCGGTGCTGGGCGTGGTGGACATGACCATCGCCCAGGAGGGCCACTTCCCCGGCGGTGTGGGCACCCCGGTGCGCATGGACCTGATCGTTGCCGGTGGGGACATCGTAGCGGCGGATGCCACCGTGGCCCGGCTTATCGGCCACGACCCACGGGAGGTCTGGCTGATCCGCAATGCCGCCGCGCGGGGACTGGGCGTTATGGATGAGGCCGAGATTATCACCGTGGGCGAGAAGATCGAGGAGGTCGGCTGCAGGCTCACCGGGGTGGAGTTCATCCCCGACGAGTTCGGCGACCAGGTGCTCTGGCATGTTGACCAGCGCTGCCCCTACTGCATCCGCGACGCCGTCTCGTACCTGCGCAGCCCGGCAGGCCGCAAGTTCATGGACAAGTACGGGCCGATCAACGTGGTCGCGGGGCCGGTGTCGGACGCGGGCTTCGATGAGAGCCAGATGACCCTCATTATCGGCAACTGCAATGCGTGGCTGATGGACCGGGGAATCTACGTCCAGGGCTGCCCGCCGGCGGTTTTCCACATCTCCGACCAGGTCAAAGCCCTGGGGCTGGACGGAGAGTAG
- a CDS encoding MFS transporter has product MILRPGGIMVDGEAHVEGAADPESNGVPIRDSLLYGFGYLPLALLAGLTGTWLFKYYRPDPNDPEMTVLVSAGAFFAAMTVKSIMDAVTDPLVGYLSDRTRTRWGRRKPYLLVGGPLLAVMTVLLWYPPTAGESVANGVYLGVMAALTFVCFTIVACPYLAMLPEITTSLVGRVKLTTWQGAFNVLGSLIALAGAGVLIDQFGYRGMVLCMAPLILLASWAPLLVRERAVIHQPVSMPFLQAMVATIRNRHFTPYVISQLLFWEALWIVLAAVPKLVEIRAGVSETAQGIIIASSMLAAVGVFPLVPRLTARFGKKRTLRLGMVWFGLLMVPLMLIGAGPSFLSPVVQALLVMLLAGPPVATLFSLPNAILADIIDRDAEQTGQRREAMYFGVQGLIVKAGAGIGPGIAGLLLGTFGETAAEQGGFTAALAAALLFSLAAAAVLSRYPGD; this is encoded by the coding sequence GTGATCTTGCGCCCGGGAGGGATCATGGTGGACGGCGAGGCCCATGTGGAAGGCGCAGCGGATCCTGAAAGCAACGGCGTCCCGATTCGCGACAGCCTCCTGTACGGGTTTGGGTACTTGCCGCTGGCGTTGCTCGCCGGCCTGACAGGAACGTGGCTGTTCAAGTATTATCGCCCAGACCCCAATGATCCGGAAATGACGGTGCTCGTCTCCGCAGGGGCGTTCTTCGCGGCGATGACTGTCAAAAGCATCATGGACGCGGTAACCGACCCGCTGGTGGGCTACCTGAGCGACCGCACCCGCACGCGCTGGGGCCGGCGCAAGCCTTACCTGTTGGTGGGCGGGCCACTGTTGGCGGTCATGACCGTGCTGCTGTGGTACCCTCCGACTGCGGGAGAGTCGGTAGCCAATGGCGTCTACCTGGGCGTCATGGCCGCATTGACGTTCGTGTGTTTCACCATCGTCGCTTGTCCGTACCTGGCGATGCTGCCCGAGATCACGACAAGTCTGGTGGGGCGGGTGAAGCTGACCACTTGGCAGGGCGCCTTCAATGTGCTGGGATCGCTCATCGCCCTGGCCGGCGCGGGGGTACTCATCGACCAGTTCGGTTACCGGGGTATGGTCCTGTGCATGGCCCCACTGATTCTCCTGGCGTCGTGGGCGCCTTTGCTGGTGAGGGAGCGCGCCGTCATCCACCAGCCCGTCTCCATGCCTTTCCTGCAGGCGATGGTCGCCACTATCCGCAACCGGCATTTCACCCCGTACGTCATCTCCCAGTTGCTCTTCTGGGAGGCTTTGTGGATCGTGCTCGCGGCCGTGCCGAAGCTGGTGGAGATCCGCGCCGGAGTATCGGAAACCGCACAGGGGATCATCATCGCATCGTCTATGCTCGCGGCGGTGGGGGTTTTCCCCCTGGTGCCGAGACTCACCGCGCGGTTCGGCAAGAAAAGAACCCTCCGGCTGGGCATGGTCTGGTTCGGGCTGCTCATGGTGCCGCTCATGCTCATCGGCGCCGGCCCGTCATTCCTGTCGCCGGTGGTCCAGGCGCTGTTGGTGATGCTCCTGGCCGGCCCGCCGGTGGCCACGCTTTTCTCGCTGCCCAACGCGATCCTGGCGGATATCATCGACCGCGATGCGGAGCAGACCGGGCAGCGCCGGGAGGCCATGTATTTCGGAGTCCAGGGCCTCATCGTGAAAGCCGGCGCTGGCATCGGCCCGGGCATCGCGGGATTGCTTCTGGGCACATTCGGCGAGACCGCTGCGGAGCAGGGAGGATTCACGGCGGCGCTGGCCGCGGCTCTGCTTTTCAGCCTGGCGGCCGCAGCCGTGTTATCTCGATATCCGGGAGACTGA
- a CDS encoding tetratricopeptide repeat protein, with the protein MLPDGIEPDGGRSFRAGDGRAKQVQERWFTRYRRWENRLRAKLGLRRVPEGVTVDYRPQPAWVGDADDDPEAVRHVTPYLLATLIFAIVIVGIFWVFATVTPEPTTSETVEAQAILRKAVSQLENGDVEGAKATRDNVSKRLSREPSMQMLTGYILAAEKADRAQVEKRYSSGWKRQTRLRNLLVLAGYREWMKDRKGALDALKKASALAPGNVGVWMLTSNLLLAMGEFDDAALAADQFEEAFGGASPLSLQVRGRSLLLTGKPDEARNEFEGALMMSPGALAPRLGLVDVYTQLKDYDEALFQVNEALKLHDDQPDVHGRKAYILEKLGRFEEAEAAYRKAIELQPRHVNSLNNLAYLLAVKRKDTAEALKLARRAYSLAPENPAIMDTLGYVLHLNGEDEEAVRLLERAARLMPNQPDIKKHLDAARKGL; encoded by the coding sequence ATGCTCCCAGATGGAATAGAACCGGATGGTGGCAGGTCATTCCGGGCCGGTGACGGCAGGGCAAAACAGGTGCAGGAGCGGTGGTTCACGCGATACCGCCGCTGGGAGAACCGGCTGCGTGCCAAGTTAGGCCTGCGCCGTGTGCCCGAAGGCGTCACGGTGGATTACAGGCCCCAGCCTGCCTGGGTCGGCGATGCGGACGATGACCCCGAGGCCGTCCGCCACGTTACCCCATACCTTCTCGCCACGCTGATATTCGCAATTGTTATTGTGGGCATCTTCTGGGTGTTCGCGACAGTGACCCCGGAACCCACGACCTCGGAGACCGTTGAGGCCCAGGCGATCCTGCGTAAGGCCGTGTCTCAACTGGAAAACGGCGACGTGGAGGGCGCCAAGGCGACACGGGACAATGTGAGCAAGCGCCTGTCCCGTGAACCGTCAATGCAGATGCTGACGGGGTACATCCTGGCGGCCGAGAAAGCGGACCGGGCCCAGGTCGAGAAGCGGTACTCGTCCGGCTGGAAGCGCCAGACGCGCTTGCGGAACCTGCTGGTCCTGGCCGGGTACAGGGAGTGGATGAAGGATCGCAAGGGCGCTCTCGACGCGCTGAAGAAGGCCTCGGCGCTCGCGCCCGGCAACGTCGGGGTATGGATGTTGACATCCAACCTCCTCCTGGCCATGGGCGAATTCGACGACGCGGCCCTGGCGGCCGACCAATTCGAGGAGGCTTTCGGGGGAGCCAGTCCACTGTCGCTGCAAGTGCGCGGGCGCTCTCTCCTGCTTACAGGCAAGCCCGATGAAGCTCGGAACGAGTTCGAGGGCGCGCTGATGATGTCGCCTGGCGCGCTGGCTCCGCGCCTGGGCCTGGTGGATGTGTACACGCAACTGAAGGACTACGATGAGGCGCTTTTCCAGGTGAATGAAGCGCTCAAGCTCCACGACGACCAGCCGGATGTGCATGGCCGCAAGGCATACATCCTGGAGAAGCTCGGGCGTTTCGAGGAAGCCGAGGCCGCTTACCGTAAGGCCATTGAACTGCAGCCGCGCCACGTCAATTCCCTGAACAACCTCGCTTATCTTCTGGCTGTGAAGCGCAAGGACACCGCCGAGGCGCTCAAGTTGGCGCGCAGGGCCTACTCCCTGGCACCCGAAAACCCAGCGATTATGGACACCCTGGGATACGTTCTGCATCTCAACGGTGAAGATGAGGAAGCCGTGCGCCTTCTGGAACGGGCGGCCAGGCTGATGCCCAACCAGCCCGACATCAAGAAGCATCTGGACGCAGCGCGCAAGGGGCTCTAG
- the smc gene encoding chromosome segregation protein SMC: protein MRGFKTFADRTELEFGPGITAIVGPNGVGKSNISDGILWALGEQSNRALRTQASQDVIFAGSERRRPIGMSEVSVTIDNSDGRLPVDYSEIIVSRRLFRSGESEYLLNRSAARLKDVRELLLDTGVGPDAYSVIGQGEIDAILSIRSEDRRELLEEVAGIRKYRVRRDEATRKLEATQANMTRVADILAELKSQRRPLETEAERARQYKEMADRLRDLDLHLLAGDYQRRRQRIGKLTNDLEVTRADHQATRNRMSQLDSEHERVQFELARLGDEVDRLRDQANRAERELDQARQARMVLEERLRAAAARQTDLQVILEGHERRSKELSGQLETVSAELEETATLRSRAEQERAQWEEELKAKSEEFRAKTGAIRELEQKQAEVLKRAAALENEALTLRGVEGDLTQRVQRLSRQAESFAQRELELTEALNATRARREELELSLQQRTEQLQELRENLARSNRTLQEHRQKCNVFSGAVTTAEAQQELLTQLERSREGFSDGVKSVLKAAEEGKLQGVHGIVADLLDVPVRLERAIEMALGEALQWVVVETDEQAANAARFVCDNGIGRVTVLPLSSLAAATTPTGADQISGPGIVGPALRNVRIRREYQKLFEKLLGSVVIVRDLDTALSAAQRARTRLRIVTLTGEVIHPDGSITVGGEEGAGAQAFMRRRELEALSAELEVMREYLAEMWRREENLDQWSSRLSEEIHSVEAELSSLQSRKAAAETDITHLADQQKAARSAGLELSEEAKTLTQRLQSAVTRREEAEAQGEQLRLEGEDLGHQIERARAEGVSQAEVDACRARHVNAQVTAAELAEKLRSLQHLKERYSNELQRAASDSESTREELAQAREVEDRLRAEFEAPGDEINRLEQVAGTARGQVNEGARALSELREKSASLESARKKLAAVAEEQADRTHRTEIAITREEAQIEVIVQRLDDAYGMTPEEAFAERSEEVNEREIRSEALRLREAIHKLGPVNLSAIDECERLRAREEFLENQVADLEAARADLLQVIQEIDQVATEEFMRCFERMQEEFRAMFTRLFGGGQTELRLTDDEKPLESGLDVIVQIPGKRQQNLLLLSGGERSLTAMALIFAMLRVKPSPFCLMDEIDAALDEANVGRFVDLLKDFAKESQFIIVTHNPHTIQAADVLFGVTMEDAGVSRIIKLELREWEDFLADAEQRVAATRAPRAGTRVLPTQT, encoded by the coding sequence ATGCGTGGCTTCAAGACCTTCGCCGACCGGACCGAGCTTGAGTTCGGGCCCGGAATCACGGCCATTGTCGGGCCGAACGGCGTGGGCAAGAGCAATATCTCCGACGGGATTCTCTGGGCCCTGGGAGAGCAGAGCAATCGGGCCCTGCGCACCCAGGCGTCGCAGGACGTCATCTTCGCCGGTTCCGAACGCCGCAGGCCTATCGGCATGTCTGAGGTGTCGGTCACCATCGATAACAGTGATGGCCGGCTGCCTGTCGACTACTCCGAAATCATCGTCTCCCGCCGCCTGTTCCGCTCAGGCGAGAGCGAGTATCTCCTGAACCGTTCCGCCGCTCGCCTCAAGGACGTCCGGGAACTGCTGCTGGATACCGGTGTGGGCCCAGATGCATATTCCGTGATCGGGCAGGGCGAGATTGACGCGATCCTCAGCATCCGCTCCGAAGACCGCCGCGAACTGCTGGAAGAGGTCGCGGGGATCCGCAAGTATCGGGTGCGCCGGGACGAAGCCACGCGGAAGCTCGAAGCAACTCAGGCGAACATGACCCGGGTCGCCGATATCCTCGCGGAACTCAAGTCCCAGCGCCGGCCGCTGGAGACCGAAGCCGAACGCGCCCGGCAGTATAAAGAAATGGCCGACCGCCTGCGCGATCTTGATCTGCACCTCCTCGCAGGCGACTACCAGCGCCGTCGCCAGCGCATCGGCAAGCTCACCAATGATCTCGAAGTCACCCGTGCCGACCACCAGGCCACGCGCAACCGCATGTCCCAACTGGACAGTGAACACGAGCGGGTGCAGTTTGAGCTGGCCCGGCTTGGCGATGAGGTGGACCGTCTGCGGGACCAAGCCAACCGCGCCGAGCGCGAACTCGACCAGGCCCGGCAGGCGAGGATGGTGCTCGAGGAGCGCCTGCGCGCCGCTGCAGCGAGGCAGACAGACTTGCAGGTGATCCTCGAGGGCCATGAGCGGCGCTCGAAAGAACTGTCGGGGCAACTCGAAACCGTCTCCGCGGAGCTGGAAGAGACCGCGACCCTGCGCTCCCGTGCCGAACAGGAGCGCGCGCAGTGGGAGGAAGAGCTGAAGGCCAAGTCCGAGGAGTTCCGGGCCAAGACCGGGGCGATCCGAGAACTGGAGCAGAAACAGGCAGAGGTGCTCAAGCGCGCCGCCGCGCTGGAGAACGAAGCGCTCACACTGCGGGGGGTCGAGGGTGATCTCACCCAGCGCGTGCAGCGACTGTCGCGGCAGGCGGAGAGCTTCGCCCAGCGCGAGCTGGAACTCACCGAGGCCCTCAACGCAACCCGGGCCCGCCGCGAAGAACTCGAGCTTTCCTTACAGCAGCGCACCGAGCAGCTTCAAGAGCTGCGCGAGAATCTTGCCCGGTCCAACCGCACGCTGCAGGAACACCGCCAGAAGTGCAACGTCTTCTCGGGCGCCGTCACCACCGCCGAAGCCCAGCAGGAACTGCTCACCCAGCTTGAGCGTTCCCGCGAGGGATTCAGCGACGGCGTGAAGAGCGTCCTCAAGGCCGCCGAGGAAGGAAAGCTCCAGGGCGTTCACGGCATCGTCGCCGACCTGTTGGACGTCCCCGTGCGACTTGAGCGCGCCATCGAGATGGCCCTGGGCGAAGCGCTGCAGTGGGTGGTTGTGGAGACCGACGAACAGGCCGCAAACGCCGCGCGGTTCGTGTGCGATAATGGAATCGGTCGCGTCACCGTTCTGCCCCTGTCCAGTCTCGCGGCCGCAACCACACCCACCGGGGCCGACCAGATCTCCGGGCCCGGCATCGTGGGCCCGGCTCTGCGGAATGTGCGCATACGGCGCGAGTATCAGAAGCTGTTCGAGAAGCTCCTGGGCAGCGTCGTGATCGTCCGGGACCTGGACACTGCCCTGTCCGCTGCACAGCGGGCGCGCACCCGCCTGCGCATCGTCACCCTCACCGGCGAAGTCATCCACCCGGACGGCTCAATCACCGTGGGCGGCGAGGAGGGAGCGGGTGCTCAGGCCTTCATGCGCCGCCGGGAGCTCGAGGCGCTCTCGGCGGAACTCGAGGTCATGCGCGAGTATCTCGCTGAAATGTGGCGGCGGGAGGAAAACCTCGACCAGTGGAGCAGCCGACTGAGTGAGGAAATCCACAGTGTCGAAGCGGAACTGTCCTCACTCCAGTCGCGCAAGGCCGCGGCAGAGACGGATATTACCCATCTCGCCGATCAGCAGAAAGCCGCCCGGAGCGCGGGGCTTGAGCTGTCCGAGGAAGCCAAGACCCTCACCCAGCGCCTGCAGAGTGCCGTTACCCGCCGCGAAGAGGCGGAGGCCCAGGGCGAACAACTGCGGCTGGAGGGCGAGGACCTCGGCCACCAGATCGAGCGCGCCCGGGCGGAAGGCGTCTCCCAGGCCGAAGTCGACGCCTGCCGCGCTCGCCATGTCAACGCCCAGGTGACCGCCGCGGAGCTTGCCGAGAAGTTGCGCTCCCTCCAACATCTCAAGGAGCGCTATTCCAACGAACTCCAGCGGGCCGCCAGTGACTCTGAGTCGACCCGCGAGGAGCTTGCCCAGGCCCGCGAAGTGGAGGACCGGCTGCGAGCGGAGTTCGAGGCGCCCGGTGATGAGATCAACCGCCTGGAACAGGTGGCCGGGACGGCCCGCGGACAGGTGAACGAAGGCGCCCGGGCATTGTCCGAGCTGCGCGAAAAGTCGGCGTCGCTTGAATCCGCCCGAAAGAAGCTGGCGGCGGTGGCCGAAGAGCAGGCTGACCGCACCCATCGCACCGAGATCGCCATCACCCGCGAGGAAGCCCAGATCGAGGTCATTGTCCAGCGCCTGGATGACGCCTACGGCATGACCCCCGAGGAGGCTTTCGCGGAACGCAGCGAAGAAGTCAATGAGCGCGAGATTCGCAGCGAGGCCTTGCGGTTGCGCGAGGCGATCCACAAGCTCGGGCCCGTGAACCTCAGCGCTATCGACGAGTGCGAGCGCTTGCGGGCCCGCGAGGAGTTCCTGGAGAACCAGGTGGCAGACCTCGAAGCCGCGCGGGCCGATCTGCTGCAGGTCATCCAGGAGATCGACCAGGTCGCTACCGAGGAGTTCATGCGCTGCTTCGAGCGCATGCAGGAGGAGTTCCGGGCAATGTTCACCCGGCTCTTCGGCGGCGGGCAGACCGAGCTTCGCCTCACCGACGACGAAAAGCCGCTGGAGTCCGGGTTGGACGTCATCGTCCAGATCCCCGGCAAGCGCCAGCAGAATCTGCTCCTGCTGTCTGGTGGTGAGCGTTCACTCACCGCGATGGCCCTGATCTTCGCGATGCTGCGGGTGAAGCCCAGCCCCTTCTGTCTGATGGATGAGATCGACGCAGCCCTTGACGAGGCCAATGTCGGCCGCTTTGTGGACCTGCTGAAAGATTTCGCCAAGGAATCCCAGTTCATCATCGTCACCCACAACCCGCACACGATCCAGGCCGCGGATGTCCTATTCGGCGTGACCATGGAAGACGCCGGCGTGTCGCGGATCATCAAACTGGAACTGCGGGAGTGGGAGGACTTCCTGGCCGATGCCGAGCAGCGCGTGGCCGCAACGCGCGCACCCAGGGCCGGCACCCGCGTCCTGCCTACACAGACGTAA